In Miscanthus floridulus cultivar M001 chromosome 5, ASM1932011v1, whole genome shotgun sequence, one genomic interval encodes:
- the LOC136450841 gene encoding photosystem II 22 kDa protein 1, chloroplastic-like: MAQSMLMSTSVNGGRALPSLQAGRPAPYPRLPLPSSSGYRHSKSVSVKTLALFGKSKVKTAPSKKAAAPKPKVEDGIFGTSGGIGFTKENELFVGRVAMLGFAASLLGEAITGKGILAQLNLETGIPIYEAEPLLLFFILFTLLGAIGALGDRGRFVDEEATGLDKAVIQPGKGFRGALGLSEGGPLFGFTKSNELFVGRLAQLGVAFSIIGEIITGKGALAQLNIETGVPINEIEPLVIFNVLFFFVAAINPGNGRFIIGEGEEE, from the exons ATGGCGCAGTCCATGCTCATGTCGACCAGCGTCAACGGCGGCCGCGCGCTGCCGTCGCtgcaggccggccggccggcgccaTACCCGCGGCTACCGCTGCCATCGTCGTCGGGCTACAGGCACTCCAAGTCCGTCTCCGTGAAGACCCTCGCCCTGTTCGGCAAATCCAAGGTCAAGACCGCGCCGTCGAAGAAG GCTGCTGCGCCCAAGCCGAAGGTCGAGGATGGTATCTTCGGCACGTCCGGCGGGATCGGTTTCACCAAGGAGAACGAGCTGTTCGTCGGCCGTGTCGCCATGCTTGGCTTTGCC GCATCGCTACTTGGAGAGGCCATCACCGGGAAAGGCATCCTTGCCCAGCTGAACCTGGAGACGGGCATCCCCATCTATGAGGCGGAGCCcctgctcctcttcttcatcctctTCACCCTCCTTGGCGCCATCGGCGCTCTCGGGGACCGTGGTAGGTTCGTCGACGAGGAGGCCACCGGCCTGGACAAGGCCGTCATCCAACCCGGCAAGGGCTTCCGCGGCGCCCTCGGCCTCAGCGAGGGag GGCCGCTGTTTGGGTTCACCAAGTCGAACGAGCTGTTCGTGGGGCGGCTGGCGCAGCTGGGCGTGGCCTTCTCCATCATCGGCGAGATCATCACGGGGAAGGGCGCGCTGGCGCAGCTCAACATCGAGACGGGGGTGCCCATCAACGAGATCGAGCCGCTCGTCATCTTCaacgtcctcttcttcttcgtcgccGCCATCAACCCCGGCAACGGCAGGTTCATCATCGGCGAAGGCGAAGAAGAGTAG